The following are from one region of the Rhodopirellula sp. P2 genome:
- a CDS encoding acyl-CoA desaturase, whose product MSTSEAPAPPESAKRDTLVCDESNDFGSGAVPTEAMAIDETGRDPQRIPRPEETEPLRIMWRYVIVLSLVHLVALAAFVPMWFSYLFTWSGLIAGIAGHFVFGMLGITIGYHRLLTHRGFKCPKWMEHTLAILGMCNLQDSPARWVAIHRMHHQHSDHQPDPHSPLVNFLWGHMGWVVCRHKDLDKTSHYERYVRDLLRDRFYLKLERKDGWFFVFLIHAIMISLVGGLVGYLVSGGNWAESYRYLLSWTVWGVAMRTVFVLHGTWSVNSLGHVFGYRNYETRDHSTNNWLVALISHGEGWHNNHHATPRSARHGHKWYEFDMSWGVIRTWEMMGLISDVQRPTKASVAGK is encoded by the coding sequence ATGTCGACTTCCGAAGCCCCCGCACCACCTGAATCTGCCAAACGGGACACTCTGGTCTGCGACGAATCCAATGATTTCGGTTCGGGAGCCGTTCCCACCGAAGCCATGGCGATCGACGAAACCGGTCGCGATCCTCAGCGGATCCCTCGCCCCGAGGAAACCGAGCCCCTGCGGATCATGTGGCGATACGTGATCGTGCTGTCGCTGGTCCACCTGGTCGCACTGGCCGCCTTCGTCCCGATGTGGTTTTCCTACCTGTTCACTTGGTCGGGCCTCATCGCTGGGATCGCCGGTCACTTCGTGTTTGGAATGCTGGGAATCACGATTGGCTACCACCGCCTGCTGACCCACCGAGGCTTCAAGTGCCCCAAGTGGATGGAACACACGCTGGCGATTCTTGGAATGTGCAATCTCCAGGACAGCCCGGCTCGTTGGGTTGCCATTCACCGCATGCACCATCAACACAGCGACCACCAACCCGACCCGCACTCGCCATTGGTCAACTTCCTTTGGGGACACATGGGCTGGGTCGTTTGCCGACACAAAGACCTGGACAAAACCAGCCACTACGAACGTTACGTTCGCGATCTACTCCGAGACCGTTTCTACTTGAAACTGGAACGCAAGGACGGATGGTTCTTCGTCTTCCTGATTCACGCAATCATGATTTCGCTGGTCGGCGGCTTGGTGGGCTACTTGGTCAGCGGTGGAAACTGGGCCGAATCCTATCGCTACCTGCTTTCTTGGACCGTGTGGGGAGTGGCGATGCGAACCGTGTTCGTGCTGCACGGAACATGGTCCGTCAATTCACTCGGTCACGTGTTTGGCTATCGCAACTACGAGACTCGCGATCACAGCACCAACAACTGGTTGGTGGCCTTGATCAGCCACGGCGAAGGCTGGCACAACAACCACCACGCGACCCCACGATCCGCTCGCCACGGTCACAAGTGGTACGAGTTTGACATGTCCTGGGGCGTCATCCGAACCTGGGAAATGATGGGACTGATCTCCGACGTCCAGCGTCCCACCAAAGCCAGCGTCGCTGGCAAATAG
- a CDS encoding small basic protein, with the protein MTMDRSLKVQAGAIKSRNVLTRAERVERMKDLDKFNEESSIIGMPKTRVLKVSLKKKKKVKKADEADDKKKK; encoded by the coding sequence ATGACCATGGATCGCAGCCTCAAGGTGCAAGCCGGGGCCATTAAGAGTCGCAACGTCCTGACGCGTGCTGAACGTGTTGAGCGTATGAAGGATCTCGACAAGTTCAACGAAGAATCAAGCATCATCGGCATGCCGAAGACACGTGTTCTGAAAGTCTCGTTGAAGAAAAAGAAGAAGGTCAAAAAGGCCGATGAAGCCGACGACAAGAAGAAAAAGTAG
- a CDS encoding DUF4332 domain-containing protein, giving the protein MLLDRIEIDNHGPLNRVELGPLSHHLNVVLGPIGSGKTAISRFIRDSLVSRNYPTGMLSGSTGRVVWVDNNGWVHCRREADGTSQGRRTVEFEPRSETTTAWEGYHDGWFGDSSDASPSKSNTTLAARALRSVQMPESIVDGVMVDTTVTNVSRVVAACIQSGLDHEGLATLPYESETARYTHSHPAYSNSVHSGESTHSFTENDDRRRRALRSELADIEAQLASLPTQDFDSSDWQDNSLEHDAQWTNATRRAEQIQRELADIERQRVETLRLRESLTARRQAIHAQRSRATRYDSIHAERRRQHTQRLHELHTQADSLRARAAGLKRWIADLDAKAYSTPRSTYTNQPFSYGTDPLAYAPDHRDHYAGSDYRTSDLRYAAKLSATELRDQLRHADTEIIQLRRTLAEIRGLRDSIATARQHTASVDIDGIRGRRYDHFIHAIDRYSVDHAWDDFYRDAYRPLHQIDDIDLRINSATQQIDWLLGRIERESTDLGTVPVAPAPFEPLRGAWNRQSSLAATLRQIRSELRRSPYVVADHVDNVTRQLADTLDQLLIDRARIVEELAASRSELHDFATLTGHHPDWVAERNARLSELNQTETQLRSVLDETARVRRSLRSLPIVDVDYPIGMPESALDVNSVDDRLHRIDRELQVLAARQHELERIPRDIPVRPAPRPVIRNTRRAELLRRRDELITELNRYRPATRAESSLVELASRWLVRLSGGRHRRVTWTTSVVNVDPHTLGHSHAEQRFTNTRAMAAGRQVHVRIDDQDETNLPGVTRAIAAMAVRMAAGELMDRTGRAVPLVLETHREMFAAVDSRTDMHGLNDAFRPWTAEGVTGDAIASALSDYASSGRQIVLLTSHEPLASSLSRSGARTFRLHASRVVHAHQPVWRNGRRHDRYVGPHGLDSQTELGTGDRSRWAHGASADVNHEFEAAYRETAGLDEDQWVSGPAPIRGSRPTHEQASVYPAAPVHTTAQGHSPNGSSHNGFVPSHSASATDHAPSGTEYRDGYYYADQTSSTIPMNGNATTEHGVLANGHAAETQVNETPFFLTVDSPIDSAPSIDGVAAARLRRIGISHITHLMNQDSNRLADTLGLAGVDARTIRRWQSECRLMCRVPQLRGFDARVLVGCGVNDPAQLAAIHPSDLLDQVKTFLATERGQRILLSGTSYELSRITSWIASANQSTQSRTRTRTVDGRTLNSSSRRAHSLNGRSVGGRHAIDRELDLRDDDAFDQERYEVESARRSRQLANEMQSLRESKRRESERTRSRTTSSRDSESGRSGRTRTSVTSKSNSRTRTNPANGNGSGNGNGNGNGSGHGSANGSGSGSGHGNGSGNGNGSANRTQGVVSMREHESSRGQRSSRSERDSRGEREPRAEREARGERYERAERSERSSSRSSSNETELRFYLERASDVVDAPSIGPRMAERLNEIGIYTVDDLLKSTPEKVAEQLNHRRVDAETVLTWQQQTTLVCRVPMMRGHDAQFLVAAGVTSAEELADQNPVTLFGEVDAISHSREGKRIARGGKLPDLEEVTEWVTYASQHRSLQAA; this is encoded by the coding sequence ATGTTGTTGGATCGAATCGAAATCGACAATCATGGCCCATTGAACCGGGTCGAACTTGGACCGCTATCTCACCATTTGAACGTGGTGCTCGGCCCCATCGGATCGGGGAAAACCGCGATCAGCCGCTTCATTCGCGACTCCTTGGTTTCCCGAAACTATCCCACCGGGATGCTCAGCGGATCGACTGGGCGAGTCGTCTGGGTCGACAACAATGGCTGGGTGCATTGCCGCCGCGAAGCGGATGGCACTTCGCAGGGCCGTCGCACTGTGGAATTTGAACCACGCAGCGAAACCACCACCGCTTGGGAAGGCTATCACGACGGCTGGTTTGGTGATTCCAGCGACGCCTCTCCTTCCAAATCCAACACGACTCTGGCCGCCCGCGCTCTTCGCAGCGTGCAAATGCCAGAATCCATCGTTGACGGCGTGATGGTCGACACGACCGTGACCAACGTTTCTCGGGTGGTCGCCGCTTGCATCCAATCGGGATTGGATCACGAAGGATTGGCAACCTTGCCCTACGAATCAGAAACGGCTCGCTACACCCACAGCCACCCCGCCTACAGCAACTCCGTTCACTCCGGTGAATCGACTCATTCCTTCACAGAAAACGATGACCGTCGCCGGCGTGCGTTGCGATCGGAACTCGCTGACATCGAAGCCCAATTGGCGAGCTTGCCAACCCAAGACTTCGACTCGTCGGACTGGCAGGACAACTCGCTGGAACACGACGCCCAGTGGACCAACGCCACTCGGCGTGCCGAGCAAATCCAACGTGAACTGGCTGACATCGAACGCCAACGCGTCGAGACCCTGCGTTTGCGTGAATCGCTGACCGCTCGCCGCCAGGCCATCCACGCACAGCGTTCACGTGCGACTCGGTACGACAGCATTCACGCCGAACGCCGTCGTCAACACACGCAACGCTTGCACGAATTGCACACGCAAGCCGACTCCTTGCGTGCCCGTGCGGCTGGCCTGAAACGCTGGATCGCCGACCTGGATGCGAAAGCCTACTCGACGCCGCGTTCGACTTACACCAACCAGCCGTTCAGCTACGGCACCGATCCACTGGCGTATGCCCCGGATCATCGCGATCACTACGCTGGCAGCGACTACCGGACCTCTGACCTGCGTTACGCCGCCAAGTTGTCAGCCACGGAACTGCGAGACCAACTGCGTCACGCGGACACGGAAATCATTCAACTGCGTCGCACGTTGGCCGAAATCCGTGGGCTGCGAGATTCCATCGCCACCGCCCGTCAACACACTGCGTCCGTCGACATCGACGGAATTCGAGGTCGCCGTTACGACCACTTCATCCACGCCATTGACCGCTACTCGGTCGATCACGCGTGGGATGACTTCTATCGCGACGCGTATCGCCCTCTGCACCAGATCGACGACATTGACTTGCGAATCAATTCCGCCACTCAGCAAATCGATTGGTTGCTAGGTCGGATCGAACGCGAATCGACTGACCTCGGAACCGTCCCGGTCGCCCCGGCCCCGTTTGAGCCGCTGCGTGGTGCTTGGAACCGCCAAAGTTCATTGGCTGCGACGCTGCGTCAGATTCGCTCGGAACTTCGACGTTCGCCATACGTCGTGGCCGATCACGTCGACAATGTCACTCGCCAACTCGCCGACACCCTGGATCAGTTGCTGATCGACCGAGCCCGGATTGTCGAAGAATTGGCTGCCTCGCGGAGCGAGCTGCACGACTTTGCCACCCTCACCGGCCATCACCCGGACTGGGTCGCCGAGCGAAACGCTCGCTTGAGCGAACTGAACCAAACGGAAACTCAACTGCGGAGCGTGCTGGACGAAACGGCTCGCGTTCGCCGCAGCCTTCGTTCGCTGCCGATCGTGGATGTCGACTACCCGATCGGGATGCCGGAATCGGCACTCGATGTGAATTCGGTCGATGACCGTCTGCACCGGATCGATCGGGAACTACAAGTCCTGGCCGCGCGTCAGCACGAACTGGAACGGATTCCCCGAGACATTCCAGTTCGCCCCGCACCTCGTCCAGTGATTCGCAACACGCGTCGCGCTGAATTGCTTCGCCGCCGTGACGAACTGATCACCGAACTGAACCGCTATCGTCCGGCCACACGAGCCGAATCGTCGCTGGTGGAACTTGCCAGCCGCTGGTTGGTTCGTTTGTCCGGTGGACGCCATCGCCGCGTGACCTGGACCACTTCAGTCGTCAACGTCGACCCACACACGTTGGGCCACAGCCATGCCGAACAGCGATTCACCAACACTCGAGCGATGGCGGCGGGACGACAAGTCCACGTCCGAATCGACGACCAGGACGAAACAAACCTGCCCGGCGTCACCCGTGCGATTGCCGCCATGGCCGTTCGCATGGCCGCTGGTGAATTGATGGATCGCACCGGACGTGCGGTGCCGTTGGTCTTGGAAACGCATCGCGAAATGTTTGCAGCCGTGGACAGTCGCACCGACATGCATGGGCTCAACGATGCATTCCGTCCTTGGACCGCCGAAGGCGTGACGGGCGACGCGATTGCATCGGCGTTGTCCGACTACGCTTCGTCTGGTCGACAAATTGTGTTGCTGACCAGCCACGAACCACTCGCATCGTCGCTCTCACGCAGCGGCGCGAGAACCTTCCGCTTGCACGCCTCGCGAGTCGTTCACGCTCACCAACCGGTTTGGCGAAACGGACGTCGGCACGATCGCTACGTTGGTCCTCACGGACTGGACAGCCAAACGGAACTTGGAACAGGCGATCGCTCGCGTTGGGCCCACGGTGCCTCCGCCGACGTGAACCATGAGTTCGAAGCTGCCTACCGCGAAACAGCTGGACTGGACGAAGACCAATGGGTCAGTGGTCCAGCCCCGATCCGCGGATCACGACCAACCCACGAACAAGCTTCCGTTTACCCTGCGGCTCCGGTGCACACCACCGCTCAGGGCCACTCACCCAACGGAAGCTCGCACAACGGCTTCGTCCCCAGCCACTCCGCATCGGCAACCGACCACGCTCCTTCGGGAACCGAGTATCGCGATGGATACTACTACGCCGACCAAACGTCGTCGACGATTCCAATGAATGGCAACGCGACCACCGAACATGGTGTTCTCGCAAATGGGCACGCCGCTGAAACACAAGTCAACGAGACGCCGTTCTTCTTGACCGTCGACAGCCCCATCGATTCGGCACCGTCGATCGATGGAGTCGCGGCAGCTCGCCTTCGCCGGATCGGCATCTCGCACATCACTCACTTGATGAACCAAGACAGCAACCGATTGGCCGACACACTCGGACTGGCCGGTGTTGACGCTCGCACGATTCGTCGTTGGCAATCCGAATGCCGATTGATGTGCCGTGTGCCCCAATTGCGTGGCTTCGACGCTCGCGTTCTGGTGGGTTGCGGGGTCAATGATCCCGCCCAGTTGGCCGCGATTCACCCCAGCGATTTGTTGGACCAAGTCAAAACGTTCCTGGCAACCGAACGCGGCCAACGCATTTTGCTCAGCGGAACCAGCTACGAACTTTCCCGTATCACCAGCTGGATCGCATCGGCCAATCAATCCACGCAAAGCCGAACTCGAACCCGAACCGTTGATGGTCGCACGTTGAACTCCAGTTCGCGACGTGCACACTCGCTCAACGGCCGTTCGGTTGGCGGACGCCATGCAATCGATCGCGAACTGGACCTTCGAGACGATGACGCGTTCGACCAAGAACGCTATGAAGTCGAATCAGCCCGTCGCAGTCGCCAACTGGCAAACGAGATGCAATCGCTGCGTGAAAGCAAACGACGCGAAAGTGAACGCACCCGCTCACGAACAACGTCCAGCCGTGACAGCGAAAGCGGTCGCTCCGGACGCACTCGCACCTCGGTCACCAGCAAGTCGAACAGCCGCACTCGCACCAACCCAGCGAACGGCAACGGCTCAGGGAACGGAAACGGGAACGGAAACGGCTCCGGCCACGGCTCAGCAAACGGCTCCGGTTCTGGCAGCGGCCATGGAAATGGCTCCGGAAACGGCAACGGTTCCGCGAATCGGACCCAAGGCGTGGTTTCGATGCGTGAGCATGAATCCAGCCGCGGCCAACGCAGCTCCCGCAGCGAACGCGATTCGCGTGGTGAACGGGAACCACGGGCGGAACGCGAAGCCCGTGGCGAACGCTACGAGCGAGCTGAACGGTCAGAACGCTCAAGCTCACGCAGCTCCAGCAACGAAACCGAATTGCGTTTCTACTTGGAACGAGCCAGCGACGTCGTCGACGCCCCTTCGATCGGACCTCGAATGGCCGAGCGACTCAACGAAATTGGCATTTACACCGTCGATGACCTGCTGAAATCGACTCCTGAAAAGGTCGCCGAGCAGCTGAACCACCGTCGGGTCGACGCCGAAACCGTGCTCACCTGGCAACAACAAACCACCCTCGTATGCCGCGTGCCAATGATGCGAGGCCATGACGCTCAGTTCCTGGTCGCCGCCGGAGTCACCTCCGCGGAAGAGCTGGCGGATCAAAACCCGGTGACGCTGTTTGGCGAAGTCGACGCGATCTCCCATTCTCGAGAAGGAAAGCGAATCGCTCGCGGCGGCAAACTGCCCGACCTCGAAGAAGTCACCGAATGGGTGACCTACGCGAGCCAGCATCGATCGTTGCAAGCCGCTTAA